The stretch of DNA AGGAAGCTTTCGCTTTGAAAAAAGGCGTCTGTCAGGATTATACGCATGTTATGCTCGGCATGCTTAGAAAAAAAGGGATCCCAGCCAGATATGTCAGCGGCTATTTATACACAGGAGACAATGCAGAATTTATTGGCGACTCAGCTTCCCATGCCTGGGTAGAAGTGATGGTGCCCGGAATTGGCTGGATTGGGCTTGATCCAACCAATAATGTAGAAGCACTAGAAAATCATATTCGAATCGGCATTGGCCGGGACTATACAGATGTCAGCCCTCTTCAAGGGATTTACAGAGGCGGCAGCCAGACACTTGAGGTGAAAGTAAGTGTGAAAAAACTGGAGTCTCTTTAACACATAAAAAGGAGTTATTCCAAAAGTCCACTCCCTCGACTTTGGAATAACCCCTTTTTTATGATAAAAACATGTAAGGCAAGTTTATTCGCTGTGAATATCAAATGTAATATCCTGATTGCGATGGTCTATATAAGCAACGCTGAAAAAGCGGTCTCCTGCTTTATAGCCATCGGGTGTTTCAAATTTATAAAATGTTTTTTGACGGTCTTTTCGATCTGTTATATAACGGTCTGAAACCATTTCGTAAAACTTTGATGTTTCGCCGCACTTGATATGAAAGTGAGTGCCTTCACCGAGCTTGAGTTCTTCTTCAAACGACTCGCCTTGTTTCCACTCACCTTGCCCGTTTCTATATACACATGTCATTTTATTTGTTTTCATTTTCAGCACTCCTTTCGTATTTGATTACTATATTCCCCGATTTCCTGCTCAAAAACATCTTATTTGTCATAAAACCTAACAGAATATTCCTCAAACCATTCGTGCATTTGAATAAAATAAGCAACAAGCTGCGGTCCAGTCATCAACTGACCAAACCACGGATATTGAAAAGACGCCCCGCCGGTCTGTGCGAGTTTCTCAAGTCCTTCTTTTGAGAAAAAGTGCAAGAGCGGTGTATCCTTCTTTAAAATATCCTGCAGCATGCTTGACACGGCTGCTGTATACGCTGGATGATGCGTCTTTGGATACGGGCTTTTCTTCCGATACAGCACATCTCCCGGCAGAACACCATCCAGTGCTCTTCGAAGAATGCCTTTTTCACGCCCGTCTGCCATTTTCATCTCCCACGGTATGTTCCAGACGTATTCAACAAGCCGGTGATCTGCAAACGGTACACGCACTTCCAGTCCTGCCCCCATGCTCATCCGGTCTTTTCGTTCCAAAAGTGCGGTCATGAATGATACCATATTTAAATAAAACAGCTCTCTGCGCCGGCGCTCCACATCTGATTCCCCATCGAGCTTTGGTGTCTCGTCCCGCAGTTTGCCGCTTTGCTCCAGTCCGTATTCCTTTAATGGAAGAACCTTCCGCCATTTATCGTTTAACAGCTGGGATTTTTCCTGCATGGAGGTAATCCACGGAAACCCTTCTTCCGATCCGTTCCGGTGAAACCACGGATACCCGCCGAACACTTCATCTGCACACTCTCCTGACAAGCCGACAGTAAAGTCCTGCTTGATTTCATGGCAGAACCAAAGCAGGGACGAATCCACATCGGCCATGCCCGGGAGGTCACGCGCGCGCATGGCTTCTTTTAATGCATGAGCCAGTGTTTCCTGATCAATCACTTTTGTGTGATGAACGGAGCCAATGTGCTGCTGCATTTTTTCGATCCATGGCCGGTCTTCCCCCGGCTGAAAAACGTTTTGCTTGAAAAAGCGGCTGTTATCTTCGTACTCAATCGAATACGTATGAAGCGGTGTGTCGAAAAACTGAGCTGCAAATGCACTGATTGCACTGGAATCTACCCCTCCAGACAGAAAGGTACACACCGGTACATCTGCCGTCAGCTGACGCATTACAGCATCCTGCAGCAGCTCCCGGACACGCAAGGCTGTCTCAGGAAGGGAATCAGCATGCGGGGCGCTCTGTACATTCCAGTATCT from Domibacillus sp. DTU_2020_1001157_1_SI_ALB_TIR_016 encodes:
- the asnB gene encoding asparagine synthase (glutamine-hydrolyzing), yielding MCGITGFVHFNQELASKKETVRQMAQTLEKRGPDDFNIWTAEHVAFGHTRLVVVDPTGGIQPMTRGTYTIVYNGELYNTEEIRAELKKCGHSFQGHSDTEVLLYSFIEWREKCLERLNGIFAFGVWDQTRGELFMARDRLGVKPLFYTEKNGAFIFGSEIKALLAHPDVKSELDRLGFMELIAIGPGRTPGQGVFKGIKELRPAHALTVKKTGVKVWRYWNVQSAPHADSLPETALRVRELLQDAVMRQLTADVPVCTFLSGGVDSSAISAFAAQFFDTPLHTYSIEYEDNSRFFKQNVFQPGEDRPWIEKMQQHIGSVHHTKVIDQETLAHALKEAMRARDLPGMADVDSSLLWFCHEIKQDFTVGLSGECADEVFGGYPWFHRNGSEEGFPWITSMQEKSQLLNDKWRKVLPLKEYGLEQSGKLRDETPKLDGESDVERRRRELFYLNMVSFMTALLERKDRMSMGAGLEVRVPFADHRLVEYVWNIPWEMKMADGREKGILRRALDGVLPGDVLYRKKSPYPKTHHPAYTAAVSSMLQDILKKDTPLLHFFSKEGLEKLAQTGGASFQYPWFGQLMTGPQLVAYFIQMHEWFEEYSVRFYDK